One genomic segment of Besnoitia besnoiti strain Bb-Ger1 chromosome VII, whole genome shotgun sequence includes these proteins:
- a CDS encoding hypothetical protein (encoded by transcript BESB_079750) — protein sequence MEAYLCASSPPRRQFASVCPVASPLCLVFLSVSSVTALQLQPQSAFPSGSYGAARVPGAYISVSPSSVSLSKLSAPSSSLPRSLFEKAASAPSLDARLPAAAAYAPAAPFRFTGTLSGFGSHAAFSEARGEPSCLSAQASGTAASNAQCADAEEKPTPLALTLRSYLRCHMSLLSDASPAFSNGNLMFLYRAADAHERLISPLELHTNSHHLPGAEAARVMATFEPEALEAAVPPEADKEKPPQDERKVFARELLKFEVRRLHRLLQFACAGELRGEILNRDSTKVMFELLQEAGLPLSSVLEAFDRMNKFYEKKMPAAAYKTHYMPSLDSLKSQLLDIQKAFVAEEKAVTSRHVLSEVTFEPEPDPRTLTPLLLDITTMGDTLPGVAAWNKKA from the exons ATGGAGGCGTATCTCtgtgcctcttcgccgccacgcaggcAATTCGCCTCCGTTTGCCCTGTTGCATCCCCCCTGTGTCTGgttttcctctctgtctccagcGTGACCGCCCTCCAGCTTCAGCCGCAGTCAGCTTTTCCTTCTGGCTCGTACGGGGCTGCCCGCGTCCCAGGGGCGTACATCAgcgtctctccttcgtccgTGTCGCTCTCAAAGCTGTCTGCCCCCTCGTCTTCCCTCCCTCGCAGTCTCTTTGAGAAAGCTGCatcggcgccctcgctggACGCCAGACTcccagcggcggctgcgtacgcgccggcggccccgTTCAGATTCACGGGGACTCTGTCAGGTTTCGGCTCTcacgccgccttctccgagGCCCGTGGCGAGCCCTCTTGCCtttctgcgcaggcgtcagGAACTGCAGCGTCCAACGCACAgtgcgcggacgcagaggagaagccgACGCCGTTAGCCCTCACGCTGCGGTCCTACCTGCGATGCCACatgtctcttctttctgacgcgtcgccggccttcAGCAACGGAAACCTCATGTTCCTGTACCGGGCTGCAGACGCTCACGAACGCTTGATTTCTCCTCTGGAGCTGCACACGAACTCTCACCACCTCCCCGGAGCCGAAGCCGCCCGCGTCATGGCGACGTTCGAGCCCGAGGCCCTGGAGGCCGCGGTGCCTCCGGAAGCCGACAAGGAGAAACCCCCGCAAGACGAAAGGAAAGTTTTCGCCCGCGAACTTCTCAAATTCGAGGTTCGCCGACTCCACCGCCTCCTCCAATTTGCCTGCGCTGGAGAACTCCGCGGCGAAATCCTCAACAGAGACTCCACCAAAGTCATGTTCGAGCTGCTACAG GAGGCTGGCCTTCCGCTGTCGAGCGTCTTGGAGGCGTTTGACCGCATGAACAAGTTCTACGAG aAAAAAatgcccgcggccgcgtacAAGACGCACTACATGCCGTCGCTCGACTCGCTGAagtcgcagctgctggacaTCCAGAAG gccttcgtcgccgaaGAGAAAGCCGTGACCAGCCGCCATGTGCTGAGCGAAGTCACCTTCGAGCCTGAGCCAGATCCGCGCACCTTGACGCCGCTCCTCCTGGACATCACCACCATGGGCGACACACTCC CCGGCGTTGCCGCTTGGAACAAGAAGGCGTGA
- a CDS encoding hypothetical protein (encoded by transcript BESB_079760) has protein sequence MSLSDIGQRTMHFSVPQPPSSKDRLTYGLLGVLNCFFFGLGMIVIGFLQNDVSNMMIGILQLLLPVIGWIWAVVWGVLIVLKATLKDTSYTSPV, from the coding sequence ATGTCTTTGAGCGACATCGGCCAACGCACCATGCACTTTTCGGTGCCGCAACCGCCCAGCTCCAAGGACAGGTTGACGTACGGGCTGCTCGGGGTGCTGaactgcttcttcttcggcctcgGGATGATCGTCATCGGTTTTCTGCAAAATGATGTGTCCAACATGATGATTGGCATTCTCCAGCTCCTCCTGCCAGTCATCGGTTGGATCTGGGCCGTCGTTTGGGGCGTCCTCATTGTTTTGAAAGCGACCCTGAAGGACACGTCCTATACGAGTCCGGTATAG